The DNA segment GAGCGGTCTTAGCGGTAATCTATTCTTATCATTTTGCCTAGATAAAACTGCTCTGCCAAGCGATTTAAACGACGCGTCAGTGTCAATATATTTTGCTATGATAATGAAAATTTATCTGCAAAATTTAGGCTCAAAAGTCTGGGTAAAATGGCCAAACGATCTCTATATAGATAGCCTTAAAATCGGCGGAGTCATTAGCACGAAAATTTCAAACACGTATATTGGTAGTGTGGGATTAAATATACTTAATGCACCTGAAAATTCGGCTATCTTAGATATCAAAACAAATGCAAATGACGTAGCTTTCGGCTTTTTAAACGAGCTTGAAAAAAAATTTTCGTGGAAGCAGATTTTTAGCAAATTTAGTGTAGAATTTGTCAAATCAAAAAGCTTCATTACTCACATCAACGATCAGAACGTGCATTTAGCGGACGCTACACTCTGTGAAGATGGAGCTATTTTATTAAACGACAAAAAGGTGTATTCTTTAAGATGAGCGAAGTAATAACCATAGCCAATCAAAAAGGTGGCGTAGGCAAAACCACCACCGCAGTCAATCTAGCCGCTTCTTTGGCAGTAGCTGAGAAAAAAGTCCTACTAATAGACATCGACCCTCAAGCAAATGCCACAACGGGACTTGGGTATAAAAGAAGCGACTACGAATTTAACATTTATCACGTGCTAACAGGCTCAAAAAAGCTTTCACAAATAGTTTTAAAAACGCAAATTCCTACGCTATTTTTAGCTCCGTCAAATATAGGACTTGTAAGCATTGAGAGAGAATTTAACGATAAAGACAAAGAGCTAAAGCTAATTTTACGCAAAAAATTAGAAGAAGTAAAAGATGACTACGATTTTATCATCATCGATAGCCCTCCAGCACTTGGTGGCATAACGGTAAATGCTCTTAGTGCAAGTGATAGTGTCATCATACCAATCCAGTGCGAATTTTACGCACTTGACGGCGTGGCGTTGATACTAAACACCGTTAAATATATCAAAAAAACTATCAATCCAAAACTAAGTGTGCGTGGATTTTTACCAACGATGTTTAGCTCTCAAAATAACCTATCAAAAGAGGCGATAAATAACCTAAAAGAGAATTTTAAAAGCAAGCTCTTTACCACAAAAGATGGAGATGAGGAATTTGTAGTTATCCCAAGGAATATCAAACTCGCAGAAAGCCCTAGCTTTGGCAAACCTGTCATACTTTATGATATAAAATCTCCAGGCTCTATCGCCTATCAAAATTTAGCATACTCAATACTCAATTAAGGAAAATAATGGCAAAGGAAAAGGTAAAAATAAATTTTGGAAATATGCTCTCAGATGCTAGATCAGCTTACGAAGATGACGAGGTTCTTGACTACTTTGGTCTAAGCTCAGATGTCGTTGAAGAGATAGAAATTTCAAGAATTTCACCAAACCCTTATCAGCCTAGAAAACACTTTGACGAAGAAGCTTTAAAAGAGCTAAGCGAAAGCATCAAACGCCACGGATTAATTCAGCCAATTATAGTCATAAGAAAAGAAGATGGCTATATGCTAATAGCTGGAGAGCGTAGATACAGGGCTACAAAGCTACTTGGAGAGAATAAAATCAAAGCCATAGTCGCGGATTTAGAGTCTAAAAATTTACGCGAAATAGCCTTGATTGAGAATATCCAACGTGAAAATTTAAACCCAATTGAGTTAGCAAACTCATATCAAGAACTTATAAACGAGTATAAGATAACCCAGGAAGCACTATCAAATATAATACACAAGTCACGCACTCAAATTACAAACACGCTTAGACTTTTAACGTTATCAAAACAAACACAACAATTTTTAATAGATGACAAACTCACGCAAGGTCACGCAAAAATAGTTGTGGGACTTGAACCAAATGACGAAAAAATGGTGGTTGATACCATCATCGGACAAAAGCTAAACGTAAGAGATACGGAAAATTTGGTCAGAAAAATCAAAGAGAAAAAAACACCAAAAGAAGAAATTTTGCAAGAGGATAAAGAGTATAAAGACGCTCT comes from the Campylobacter mucosalis genome and includes:
- a CDS encoding ParA family protein, with amino-acid sequence MSEVITIANQKGGVGKTTTAVNLAASLAVAEKKVLLIDIDPQANATTGLGYKRSDYEFNIYHVLTGSKKLSQIVLKTQIPTLFLAPSNIGLVSIEREFNDKDKELKLILRKKLEEVKDDYDFIIIDSPPALGGITVNALSASDSVIIPIQCEFYALDGVALILNTVKYIKKTINPKLSVRGFLPTMFSSQNNLSKEAINNLKENFKSKLFTTKDGDEEFVVIPRNIKLAESPSFGKPVILYDIKSPGSIAYQNLAYSILN
- a CDS encoding ParB/RepB/Spo0J family partition protein → MAKEKVKINFGNMLSDARSAYEDDEVLDYFGLSSDVVEEIEISRISPNPYQPRKHFDEEALKELSESIKRHGLIQPIIVIRKEDGYMLIAGERRYRATKLLGENKIKAIVADLESKNLREIALIENIQRENLNPIELANSYQELINEYKITQEALSNIIHKSRTQITNTLRLLTLSKQTQQFLIDDKLTQGHAKIVVGLEPNDEKMVVDTIIGQKLNVRDTENLVRKIKEKKTPKEEILQEDKEYKDALLKLQKNIQNLNFTSKIKNKNLIIEFKNISEINDFIDKIR
- a CDS encoding biotin--[acetyl-CoA-carboxylase] ligase; this encodes MCNSIREGSIKPPSAICAKNQTNGIGSRGNSWSGLSGNLFLSFCLDKTALPSDLNDASVSIYFAMIMKIYLQNLGSKVWVKWPNDLYIDSLKIGGVISTKISNTYIGSVGLNILNAPENSAILDIKTNANDVAFGFLNELEKKFSWKQIFSKFSVEFVKSKSFITHINDQNVHLADATLCEDGAILLNDKKVYSLR